From the genome of Fibrobacter sp.:
GAACGCGGCATCAGCCACGTCATTCCGGACCTTCGCAAGGATTCCAGATTCTTGAACCGCACCGGCTCGCGCAACTACGATTCCCAAGTGGCGTTCATCTGCGTCCCGCTGATTCACGACGAGAAGACCATCGGAACGCTTTCAATCGACAGGCCGGTTGACGGCACCACCGATTTGGACCGCGACGTGGCCCTGCTCGAAATTATCGCGAACATCACGGGCGACGCGGCGAACGAATGCATCGAGCTGCACAACGAGCACGAAGCCATGCTCGAAGAGAACCGCAAGCTGCGCGACATGCTCGCGAACAACCCCAGCGAAATCGTGGGTAACTGCCGCGAGATGCAAATCGTCTACGAGCAGCTCCATCAGGTAGCCCCGAGCGATGCCACCGTGCTTATCCGCGGCGGAAGCGGTACCGGCAAGGAAATGATCGCCCGCGCCATCGTGAACCTGTCACCGAGAAAAGACAAGCCGTTCATCACGCTCAACTGCGCCGCGCTCCCCGAGAACCTCGTGGAAAGCGAACTTTTCGGACACGAGAAGGGTGCCTTCACCGGAGCGATGGTCCGCCGTATCGGACGCGCGGAAGCGGCAAACGGCGGTACGCTCTTCCTCGACGAAATCGGCGATCTCACCATGCAGACCCAAGTGAAGCTGTTGCGATTCCTGCAAGAACGCACGTTCAGCCGCGTGGGCAGCAACGAGGAAATCCATGCCGACGTGCGCTTCTTGGCGGCCACGAGCCGTAACCTCGAAGAGCTCATGCAGCAAGGCAAGTTCCGCGAAGACCTTTATTACCGCCTGAACATCTTCCCCATCGTGATGCCCGACCTCGCCAAACGCAAGAGCGACATCATACTGTTGGCGGAACACTTTATCGATAAGTTCAATCTCAAGTACGGGAAAAAGATCGCGCGCCTCTCGACGACGGCCATCAACATGCTCATGAGCTACTACTGGCCGGGCAACGTACGCGAACTCGAGAACTGCATGGAACGCGCCGTGCTTACCGCAAAGGACGAATGCATCCACAGCTTCAACCTGCCGCCTTCCCTGCAGACCAGCCTCACCTCGGGCAACGGGAACTCCATCGTGTTGACAGGAGCGCCGCTCGAAGTGATGTTGCAGAACTACGAGAAGGAAATCCTGACGGAAGCCATCAAGCAGAACGACGGGAACCTATCTGCCGCAGGCAGGACGCTCGGTGTTTCGCCCCGCATGATGAACTACCGCATGAACAAGCTGGGAATCGCTTCCCACAAGTAACTGCGGTTATAATAAACTAACGACCTTGAGCCTTGCTGTCGACGAGTTCGACGGCAAGTTTTTTCATGCCGTTGAAGTCCCACTTTCCGCTTCCGAGCTTCGGGACGTTCTCGACGCAGAACACGGAACCCGGGAGCATAAGGGGCGGAATGCCGGACTTGCGCAGGTTGCGGGAAATTTCCTCGGTATCGAGGTCGCCCTTGACCAGAAGCACGATGCGTTCGCCCTTCGACGAATCGGGAACTGCAGTCACGGCGAATTCCTGGTTGTCGAGCACCTTCGATTCGGCGATGCGGAGTTCCACCGCGGTAAGGGAAATCATTTCGCCACCGAGCTTCGCGAAGCGGCTGTAGCGCCCGAGAATCTGCACGAACCCGTCCTTCGTGATGGAGCACTTGTCGCCCGTCTTGTACCAGCGGCG
Proteins encoded in this window:
- a CDS encoding sigma 54-interacting transcriptional regulator; this encodes MPTPIGSEISVIQKISVAIIHERNVEKLLENVLDILETELGMLRGTFALLFGDTLKIEASRGLDESEKQKGFYRMGEGITGHVAERGISHVIPDLRKDSRFLNRTGSRNYDSQVAFICVPLIHDEKTIGTLSIDRPVDGTTDLDRDVALLEIIANITGDAANECIELHNEHEAMLEENRKLRDMLANNPSEIVGNCREMQIVYEQLHQVAPSDATVLIRGGSGTGKEMIARAIVNLSPRKDKPFITLNCAALPENLVESELFGHEKGAFTGAMVRRIGRAEAANGGTLFLDEIGDLTMQTQVKLLRFLQERTFSRVGSNEEIHADVRFLAATSRNLEELMQQGKFREDLYYRLNIFPIVMPDLAKRKSDIILLAEHFIDKFNLKYGKKIARLSTTAINMLMSYYWPGNVRELENCMERAVLTAKDECIHSFNLPPSLQTSLTSGNGNSIVLTGAPLEVMLQNYEKEILTEAIKQNDGNLSAAGRTLGVSPRMMNYRMNKLGIASHK
- a CDS encoding AMP-binding protein, with translation IYEGYGCTELTPLASINAPNVLLDDFHTMEKCSDPSSIGLPPPGTVVAIIDPETNEFLPQGAEGMLVVTGPQVMKGYLKDKEKTDNVILEIDGRRWYKTGDKCSITKDGFVQILGRYSRFAKLGGEMISLTAVELRIAESKVLDNQEFAVTAVPDSSKGERIVLLVKGDLDTEEISRNLRKSGIPPLMLPGSVFCVENVPKLGSGKWDFNGMKKLAVELVDSKAQGR